A single Drosophila miranda strain MSH22 chromosome XR, D.miranda_PacBio2.1, whole genome shotgun sequence DNA region contains:
- the LOC108153749 gene encoding uncharacterized protein LOC108153749, translating into MDKMNVHSIVATAAEIGGPKKQATEMTVKSLQDCCKSVIEKNSLKRVGKASIPSSAGPKKETYAGAAEFLMPAEKAAIAHGRLECGVPFGQRYEDVPHSAK; encoded by the exons ATGGATAAGATGAATGTGCATTCAATCGTGGCGACAGCCGCCGAAATTGGGGGTCCAAAAAAGCAG GCCACCGAAATGACGGTGAAGAGTCTACAGGATTGCTGCAAGTCTGTGATCGAGAAAAATTCCCTCAAACGTGTCGGTAAGGCATCGATACCCTCCTCTGCCGGACCAAAGAAGGAAACGTACGCCGGGGCTGCCGAATTTCTGATGCCGGCCGAAAAGGCAGCCATCGCCCATGGCCGCCTTGAATGCGGCGTTCCATTTGGCCAGCGATATGAAGATGTGCCTCATTCCGCAAAATAA
- the LOC108153748 gene encoding protein IWS1 homolog has product MNAGRKDQEQAQAAAAQSGQRPSRPPTFDQRMQAVEEGIKELAEMIEDYKRCYGSTEPKPQAKKPKRKAATAPASAPVNAPANTLGKKATNANGKEPRVKKPTSTQSMAPTSYQTMVQPKIEASLAMKNPPTIKAIEKMCQAKHQVPPKKIKLSSQSEAPLKIELELESSEAESVESTSTQAMAPKKIKGSSQSETPLKIKLELESSEAESVESTSTQAMAPKKIKGSSQSEASLKIKLELESSEAESVESTFSFY; this is encoded by the exons ATGAATGCTGGACGCAAGGATCAAGAGCAAGCTCAAGCG GCCGCTGCCCAGTCCGGTCAGAGGCCATCACGACCACCCACTTTCGATCAGCGCATGCAGGCAGTGGAGGAGGGAATCAAAGAACTGGCTGAAATGATCGAGGATTACAAGAGATGTTACGGATCGACTGAACCCAAACCGCAAGCCAAGAAGCCGAAGCGCAAAGCAGCGACTGCACCAGCGAGTGCACCTGTGAATGCGCCAGCGAATACTCTGGGAAAAAAAGCAACGAATGCAAACGGCAAGGAGCCCCGAGTGAAGAAACCAACGAGCACCCAATCCATGGCACCGACTAGCTACCAAACCATGGTACAGCCAAAAATCGAAGCCTCACTGGCAATGAAGAATCCACCAACCATCAAAGCCATTGAGAAGATGTGCCAGGCGAAGCACCAGGTGCCACCAAAGAAGATCAAATTAAGCTCCCAATCTGAGGCACCATTGAAGAtcgaactggaactggaaagCTCAGAGGCAGAATCCGTGGAATCGACTAGCACCCAGGCTATGGCACCAAAGAAGATCAAAGGAAGCTCCCAATCTGAGACACCATTGAAGATCAAACTGGAACTGGAAAGCTCAGAGGCAGAATCCGTGGAATCGACTAGCACCCAGGCTATGGCACCAAAGAAGATCAAAGGAAGCTCCCAATCTGAGGCATCATTGAAGATCAAACTGGAACTGGAAAGCTCAGAGGCAGAATCCGTGGAATCGactttttctttttattaG
- the LOC108150867 gene encoding uncharacterized protein LOC108150867: MSEQEANEAQQMATGGDSPEEPLNCVILLNSFLTSNSTITLSEFRKNGIHDGYKYVPKADDVVPPYCMVHYLAEKNMNLAVINDVKLFLEKNPEIDIESTK, encoded by the coding sequence ATGAGCGAACAGGAAGCAAACGAAGCCCAACAGATGGCGACTGGTGGCGACAGCCCTGAAGAACCATTGAACTGCGTGATTCTGCTGAATAGTTTTCTCACCTCCAATTCGACAATAACTCTCAGCGAGTTCCGCAAGAATGGCATCCACGATGGCTACAAGTACGTCCCAAAGGCTGACGATGTCGTGCCGCCCTATTGTATGGTGCATTATTTGGCCGAGAAGAACATGAACCTGGCCGTGATAAACGATGTTAAACTCTTTTTGGAAAAGAATCCAGAGATTGATATTGAATCGACCAAGTAG